From Treponema primitia ZAS-1, one genomic window encodes:
- a CDS encoding YicC/YloC family endoribonuclease, whose translation MKSMTGYASQEIQDENISLSVEIKGYNSRFLDLFVNLPPFLSSLEREIRDYVAGRLNRGKVEVNIRVKERNSDIFISVNHRAAKTYYDSILDLAGELGLPEKPGLALLLGMEGVLEIEKNRDDQKYRSLITPLLQKAVDQFEVERVREGKHTQEDILGHIAYLEEALKAVSAHVPVLEASIQENLKTRFAELLGDRIDENRILAETAVLLMKYTISEELSRLSSHLAEFRSETERNPSPGKKLDFLCQEINREVNTIGSKTPVLEVSRAVVDMKNALENIREQLRNIE comes from the coding sequence ATGAAAAGCATGACCGGCTATGCCAGCCAGGAAATTCAGGATGAAAATATCTCCCTTTCGGTGGAAATAAAGGGCTATAACAGCCGTTTCCTGGATCTTTTCGTCAACCTTCCTCCCTTCCTGTCTTCGTTGGAAAGAGAAATCCGGGACTATGTTGCCGGCAGGCTTAATCGGGGAAAGGTAGAGGTGAATATCCGTGTTAAGGAACGTAATTCCGATATTTTCATTTCGGTAAATCATAGGGCAGCTAAAACCTATTATGACAGCATCCTTGATTTAGCCGGAGAGCTCGGCCTGCCGGAAAAACCGGGTTTGGCATTGCTCCTGGGAATGGAAGGGGTACTGGAGATAGAAAAGAACCGTGACGACCAGAAGTACCGTAGTCTTATTACCCCCCTGCTTCAGAAAGCTGTGGACCAGTTCGAGGTGGAACGGGTTCGGGAGGGAAAGCATACCCAGGAAGATATACTGGGTCACATCGCTTACCTGGAAGAAGCGCTTAAGGCCGTATCCGCCCATGTCCCCGTCCTAGAAGCTTCCATTCAGGAAAACCTAAAAACCCGGTTCGCCGAATTACTGGGGGACCGGATCGACGAGAACCGTATCCTGGCTGAAACCGCAGTATTGCTAATGAAATATACCATTTCTGAGGAATTATCCAGGTTATCCTCGCATCTTGCGGAGTTCCGTTCCGAAACAGAACGGAACCCAAGCCCCGGGAAGAAACTCGACTTCCTCTGCCAGGAGATAAACCGGGAGGTCAATACCATTGGATCCAAAACACCGGTTCTTGAAGTAAGCCGGGCAGTGGTGGATATGAAGAACGCCCTGGAAAATATCAGGGAACAGTTAAGGAATATAGAATGA
- the murC gene encoding UDP-N-acetylmuramate--L-alanine ligase — protein MCALAELLHNSGFNISGSDRDEVFYTDGILKELGVPYYESFAPEHIPQDAVLVIRSAAYSRDSNSEIAEAEKRGIPVLKYTEALGAYSALFDSSGIAGVHGKTTTTAIAGTLIRAAGLPARILAGSAVNGFGGRSTLSLGNKYFVAETCEYRRHFLSFHPRRIVLTSVESDHQDYYPTYESIRNAFIEYAKLLPINGELIYCADDPGATEVANSVNKGIVKLIPYGVHAKGDFKIVSLQTGEERTTLRIAGFPGELKLRLPGRHIALDAVAALALTDSLVKAEYGGWTGEKREAVRQALEDFRGSRRRQEILGEAGGILFMDDYGHHPTAIRTTLEGLREFYPKRRIVLSFMSHTYTRTAALLDQFAASFKTANQVVLHKIYGSAREVVSSEVTGRTLFEKTKELQDGVYYIEEPVGAADLLKGILKPGDLFLTMGAGDNWKLGRVLFDYYQDTAQ, from the coding sequence ATGTGCGCCTTGGCGGAACTACTCCACAATTCAGGGTTCAATATATCCGGATCCGATAGGGATGAGGTCTTTTATACCGATGGGATCCTCAAGGAACTGGGCGTTCCCTACTATGAATCCTTTGCCCCCGAACATATTCCCCAAGACGCCGTTCTGGTGATCCGTTCGGCGGCCTATTCCAGGGACAGCAACAGTGAAATTGCGGAGGCGGAAAAGCGCGGTATCCCGGTGCTGAAATATACCGAGGCCCTTGGCGCCTATTCTGCCCTTTTCGACTCATCCGGTATTGCCGGCGTCCACGGGAAGACCACTACCACCGCCATAGCGGGAACCCTCATACGGGCGGCGGGGCTTCCTGCGCGTATCCTCGCGGGAAGCGCCGTTAATGGATTCGGCGGACGCTCAACCCTCAGCCTTGGAAACAAATATTTTGTAGCCGAAACCTGTGAATACCGCCGGCATTTTCTGTCCTTTCATCCCCGGCGCATTGTCCTGACCAGCGTGGAAAGCGATCATCAGGATTATTATCCTACCTACGAATCGATCCGGAATGCTTTTATTGAATATGCCAAGCTGCTTCCCATCAACGGTGAATTGATTTACTGCGCCGATGATCCCGGTGCAACCGAGGTTGCCAATTCGGTCAACAAGGGGATCGTCAAGCTTATTCCCTATGGTGTACATGCCAAGGGCGATTTTAAAATAGTATCACTGCAAACAGGGGAGGAACGGACTACCCTGCGGATAGCGGGATTTCCCGGAGAATTAAAGCTGCGTCTTCCCGGACGGCACATCGCCCTGGACGCCGTTGCAGCCCTGGCCCTGACGGACTCCCTGGTAAAAGCGGAATACGGCGGATGGACCGGCGAGAAACGCGAAGCGGTACGGCAGGCCCTGGAAGATTTCCGGGGCAGCCGGAGGCGGCAGGAGATCCTCGGGGAAGCGGGGGGCATACTTTTTATGGATGACTACGGACACCATCCCACCGCTATCCGAACCACCCTGGAGGGGCTGCGGGAATTTTACCCCAAACGCCGGATTGTTCTGAGCTTTATGTCCCACACCTATACCAGAACAGCAGCCCTGTTGGATCAGTTTGCCGCTTCCTTTAAAACCGCTAACCAGGTGGTACTCCACAAAATCTACGGTTCCGCCAGGGAAGTAGTTAGCAGCGAAGTTACCGGCCGGACCCTCTTTGAAAAAACCAAGGAGCTTCAGGACGGAGTGTACTATATTGAAGAGCCCGTGGGGGCGGCGGATCTTTTAAAGGGAATACTTAAGCCCGGGGATCTCTTCCTTACCATGGGCGCCGGTGATAACTGGAAGCTCGGCAGGGTTCTTTTTGATTATTACCAGGATACTGCGCAATGA
- a CDS encoding pseudouridine synthase family protein yields MIPWVLAEAEGFLVVYKPPLMHSAPLKGGGGDTLLDWCASLYPELRSPRSRLEWEGGLLHRLDYGTRGLVLIARTQEALEALEEQQEQGTLVKEYGALTSPIVQSPLPGFPPAGFPEIATRTVPFAIESGFRSYGPGRRAVRPVLPNTSSKKKHPEFILDRGSLYKTEILELNPTEKVICLRVRIARGFRHQIRCHLAWLGYPILNDTLYGGLPEPDSTDRPLALQAQGLSFRDPLSGEDRNYQLPPIIEDV; encoded by the coding sequence GTGATTCCTTGGGTACTGGCCGAAGCCGAAGGCTTCCTAGTGGTCTACAAACCCCCCCTGATGCACTCGGCGCCCCTTAAAGGCGGGGGAGGGGATACTCTCCTGGACTGGTGCGCAAGCCTCTACCCGGAGCTCCGTAGTCCCCGCAGCAGGCTTGAGTGGGAGGGGGGCCTCCTTCACCGGCTTGATTACGGAACCCGGGGACTGGTCTTGATTGCCCGGACCCAGGAAGCTTTGGAAGCCCTGGAAGAACAACAGGAGCAGGGGACCCTCGTCAAGGAATACGGCGCCCTTACAAGCCCCATAGTCCAGTCTCCTTTGCCGGGATTTCCCCCCGCAGGGTTTCCGGAAATTGCTACAAGAACGGTTCCTTTTGCCATTGAAAGCGGCTTCCGTTCCTATGGCCCCGGGAGAAGGGCGGTACGACCCGTCCTTCCAAATACTTCTTCCAAAAAAAAACATCCGGAGTTTATCCTGGATAGGGGAAGCCTCTATAAAACCGAGATTCTGGAATTGAATCCTACCGAAAAAGTCATCTGTCTCAGGGTGCGCATTGCCCGGGGATTCCGCCACCAGATACGCTGCCACCTGGCATGGTTGGGATATCCCATCCTCAATGACACACTTTACGGGGGGCTGCCGGAGCCGGATAGCACGGATCGTCCCTTGGCATTACAGGCCCAGGGCCTGTCATTCCGGGACCCCCTTTCCGGTGAGGACAGGAACTATCAGCTCCCGCCTATTATTGAGGATGTTTAG
- a CDS encoding RsiV family protein, translating to MKTKQLQRTIQLALLCFLTLFSAACTSTGSAVSGGSSREARDYIPLYSQRTVFLYPGAPDTSPKMDIALSLFDITASGKRFILDILYEGQNADEYANKRLYGYDKMYGEMRLVAERIPDMPREALNWFYNEAFKFSAGTSKVTVISREWEYYTGGAHGMRNRDYYVFSLDEKRQLTLNDILREDTKSDLNDLVEAALRKLMEIPDWIPLSEQGFFENSVDKLEDFFLNSQGLGFQWDPYEIAPYVMGLIEIVIPFDQLEGLFTERGLSLTKDFR from the coding sequence ATGAAAACAAAACAATTGCAACGAACCATCCAACTGGCCCTTCTCTGCTTTTTGACTCTGTTTTCTGCGGCCTGTACAAGCACCGGATCGGCGGTTTCCGGCGGCTCAAGTCGGGAAGCCCGTGATTATATACCCCTGTACAGTCAGAGGACTGTTTTTCTCTATCCCGGTGCGCCGGATACCAGTCCCAAAATGGATATTGCCCTTTCATTATTTGATATCACCGCATCGGGGAAACGATTCATTCTTGATATTTTGTACGAGGGCCAAAATGCTGACGAATACGCCAATAAACGGCTCTACGGCTACGACAAAATGTACGGGGAAATGCGGCTTGTGGCGGAACGAATTCCTGATATGCCCAGGGAGGCGCTAAACTGGTTTTACAACGAAGCTTTTAAATTCAGCGCCGGTACTTCAAAGGTAACGGTAATCAGCCGGGAGTGGGAATATTATACCGGCGGCGCCCATGGTATGCGGAATAGGGACTATTATGTCTTTAGTCTGGATGAAAAGCGGCAGCTTACTCTCAATGATATCCTCCGGGAAGATACAAAATCAGACTTGAATGATCTGGTGGAAGCTGCGCTCCGTAAACTAATGGAAATACCGGACTGGATTCCCCTGTCCGAACAGGGATTCTTTGAAAATTCGGTGGATAAGCTGGAAGATTTCTTCTTAAATTCCCAAGGCCTGGGGTTCCAATGGGATCCCTATGAAATTGCCCCCTATGTGATGGGCCTCATAGAAATAGTCATTCCCTTTGATCAACTGGAAGGTCTGTTTACCGAACGCGGCCTTTCCCTGACAAAAGATTTTCGGTGA
- a CDS encoding HD-GYP domain-containing protein has product MTIRMDALVGAIAVALDIVEGELLGASTHHGKRIAALCSAMGRHLGLNEDDLGSLTSCALLHDNALTEYILAEREGRESSMKLHCEFGQRNADTLQFKTNIDGFILYHHERANGDGPYGKRAGEYPLGAELIAIADFIDVSHHLQRVSLDQLPQLRQDIAANTGVIHTPLAAEAMLAALDEAMLLSLGDDRILDTADRLIPPWTMDMDSQVILNLAGFVSHIIDYKSAFTRRHSAGIADKAWSMGQYYGYDHTMLSELYLAASLHDIGKLTIPTQILEKPDKLDDHEFNIIKGHVLKTYELLGDIDGFEQIRSWASNHHEKLDGSGYPFGKGADELDFNSRLMACIDIYQAVSEARPYHPERDHKTTMEILYDMAGKGYVDEKIAKDMDKALSIRT; this is encoded by the coding sequence ATGACTATCAGAATGGATGCCTTGGTTGGGGCCATTGCAGTTGCCCTGGACATTGTCGAAGGGGAACTGCTGGGGGCAAGTACCCACCACGGAAAGCGCATTGCCGCCCTTTGTTCCGCCATGGGACGGCATTTGGGGCTAAACGAAGACGACCTGGGCTCCCTGACCAGCTGCGCGCTGCTCCACGATAACGCCCTTACGGAATATATTTTAGCCGAACGCGAAGGCCGGGAATCCAGCATGAAGCTCCACTGTGAGTTCGGCCAGCGGAATGCGGATACCCTGCAGTTCAAAACCAACATCGACGGCTTTATTCTCTATCACCACGAGCGGGCTAATGGCGACGGGCCCTACGGAAAAAGGGCGGGGGAATATCCCCTTGGGGCTGAGCTGATTGCGATTGCCGATTTTATCGATGTTTCCCATCACCTGCAAAGGGTAAGCCTGGATCAACTGCCCCAACTCCGGCAGGACATTGCCGCTAATACCGGAGTAATCCATACCCCCCTTGCCGCAGAGGCTATGCTGGCGGCGCTGGACGAAGCCATGCTTCTTTCCCTGGGGGATGACCGGATCCTGGACACTGCGGACAGGCTGATCCCCCCCTGGACCATGGACATGGACAGCCAGGTAATTCTGAACCTTGCGGGCTTCGTCAGCCATATTATCGACTATAAATCCGCTTTTACACGCCGCCATTCCGCGGGGATAGCCGACAAAGCCTGGAGCATGGGGCAATACTACGGCTATGACCATACCATGCTGTCGGAGCTGTACCTTGCCGCCAGTCTCCACGATATCGGCAAGCTGACTATTCCCACGCAGATCCTGGAAAAACCGGATAAACTGGACGACCATGAATTCAATATCATCAAAGGGCATGTACTCAAAACCTATGAACTCCTTGGGGATATAGACGGGTTTGAACAGATCCGGAGCTGGGCCTCCAACCATCATGAAAAACTGGACGGTTCCGGGTACCCCTTTGGGAAAGGGGCGGATGAGCTTGATTTCAATTCCCGGCTCATGGCCTGTATCGATATATACCAGGCGGTAAGCGAAGCGCGGCCCTATCATCCCGAGCGGGATCACAAAACCACCATGGAGATTCTCTATGATATGGCAGGAAAGGGTTATGTGGATGAAAAAATCGCGAAGGATATGGATAAAGCCTTAAGTATACGGACCTAG
- the aroH gene encoding chorismate mutase, which produces MTADKRLFALRGATQCKNDPQDMVEQVAALYDELLVRNKLEEPDLVSVIFSVTADLDVLNPATALRKSGRAGETALFSLQESAAVGSLPKTIRVLIHCYMAEGAVPRYVYRNGAEVLRPDIS; this is translated from the coding sequence ATGACAGCGGACAAGCGGCTTTTCGCCCTTAGGGGGGCAACCCAGTGTAAAAACGATCCCCAGGATATGGTGGAACAGGTGGCCGCCCTTTATGACGAACTCCTGGTTCGCAATAAACTGGAAGAACCGGATCTGGTTTCGGTGATATTCTCGGTAACGGCGGATCTGGACGTACTAAACCCCGCCACCGCCCTGCGTAAATCCGGCCGGGCAGGGGAGACCGCCCTCTTCTCCCTCCAGGAATCCGCCGCCGTGGGGAGTCTTCCAAAAACCATCCGGGTCCTGATCCACTGCTACATGGCCGAAGGCGCCGTACCCCGCTATGTGTACCGCAACGGAGCGGAGGTCCTGCGCCCAGACATAAGCTAA
- a CDS encoding TP0733 family outer membrane beta-barrel protein has protein sequence MTAARFKTFFFLILLVVLLFPLAAQDSEDEGDDGDEDEGGGVQLPIDSDWPDTIPEVYSRGDKIFGISLGALFPLFFVGESGILSNNVNIGGTLALSYNYFFNSHLFFGGELGGMFASTKGENVMFIVPMGLRIGYQFILGHFEAPFALMVGIAPQKYLEEGYFGFFAKPSASLFWRFNSDWSFGLNTAWWWVPQWADRSVYGNFVELTLSARYHF, from the coding sequence ATGACCGCAGCTCGGTTTAAAACTTTTTTCTTTTTGATACTCCTTGTGGTTTTGCTGTTTCCTTTGGCGGCTCAGGATTCGGAAGATGAAGGGGATGATGGCGATGAGGATGAAGGCGGAGGAGTTCAGCTCCCCATAGATTCGGATTGGCCGGACACTATCCCTGAGGTATATTCCCGGGGCGATAAGATTTTCGGTATTTCCCTGGGCGCCCTGTTTCCTCTATTTTTTGTCGGAGAATCGGGTATCCTGTCCAACAATGTAAACATAGGCGGTACTCTTGCCCTTTCTTACAACTACTTTTTTAACAGCCATTTGTTTTTTGGGGGAGAATTGGGAGGTATGTTTGCTTCAACAAAGGGGGAAAATGTAATGTTTATTGTCCCCATGGGCCTGCGGATAGGCTATCAGTTTATCCTGGGGCACTTTGAAGCGCCCTTCGCCCTAATGGTTGGCATTGCCCCGCAAAAATATTTGGAAGAAGGTTATTTTGGGTTTTTTGCAAAACCCTCGGCATCCTTATTCTGGCGCTTTAATTCCGACTGGTCATTTGGGCTGAACACCGCCTGGTGGTGGGTTCCTCAATGGGCGGATAGGTCTGTATATGGCAATTTCGTAGAACTTACCTTATCAGCACGATATCATTTCTAA
- a CDS encoding AAA family ATPase, whose translation MDDLFTVQGAGTSEGRDQGPLADRMRPRTLDDVVGQDHIVGPGRLLRRAIQADRLSSVIFYGPPGTGKTSLARVIANTTRSTFESLNAVLAGIKDIREAIDRSDERRRLYGKRTILFVDEVHRWNKAQQDALLPWVENGTVILVGATTENPFFEVNRALVSRSRIFQLKPLTTVNLREAADRTLADRERGYGKWRVSFEEGALEHLVEVAGGDARSLLNALELAIETSVPWPPMEGTEIHVGFEAAEESIQRRAVLYDRDGDYHFDTISAFIKSVRGSDPDAALYWLAKMVRAGEDPSFIFRRMIILASEDVGLADPAAINVVISCAQAFDRIGFPEGNFPLAHACLYLATAPKSNTTLAFFDALAEVDREDAEVPSHLRDASRDKEGFGHGEGYIYPHAYRDHWAAQQYLPTALRGKTFYNPSRIGYEEKIREEVLQKRELQAAVIMGDAHGDTADGEFLSWSASSKGREGWFKRLESGRSALLLSDRDTILEQCSIARHHRVLIPAANDGLLLWECLRRVPEGLSAALVDSDTAREALLRYASGIDEPEQPIIAVQKSGSPLLPTPEDADAWFDCHSFDHILAREPWRRGFGAITPQAAFTAFAEAARSLLADGGDLVLLQSPPKLGERISRIIAGEASIAETGRIQEAPIHALVKAEEAFFAETEGAGRWIWDGETMEHSFTAAGFKTTLTVLDQAEERLLTEKDISLWFDPERSSWGSFIHKALGAKDFQALAAMLRDRAKQGPIRWKWRSLLLKGRINRT comes from the coding sequence GTGGATGATCTCTTTACCGTCCAGGGGGCGGGAACTTCCGAGGGACGGGATCAAGGCCCCTTGGCGGATCGTATGCGTCCCCGGACCCTGGATGATGTGGTTGGTCAGGATCATATCGTCGGTCCCGGCAGACTGCTCCGTCGGGCAATCCAGGCGGATCGCCTTTCCTCGGTAATTTTCTACGGGCCCCCGGGTACGGGAAAAACCAGCCTGGCCCGGGTAATCGCCAATACTACCAGAAGTACCTTTGAGAGCCTCAACGCTGTGCTTGCGGGGATAAAGGATATACGGGAAGCCATAGATCGTTCCGATGAACGGCGGCGGCTCTACGGCAAACGGACCATCCTCTTTGTGGACGAAGTGCACCGCTGGAACAAGGCCCAGCAGGATGCCCTGCTCCCCTGGGTGGAAAACGGTACGGTGATCCTGGTGGGGGCCACCACGGAAAACCCCTTCTTCGAGGTGAACCGGGCCCTGGTCAGCCGGAGCCGCATCTTCCAGTTAAAGCCCCTGACTACGGTAAATCTCCGGGAAGCCGCGGACCGGACCCTGGCGGACAGGGAACGGGGTTACGGCAAGTGGCGGGTGAGCTTTGAGGAGGGCGCCCTGGAGCATCTGGTAGAGGTAGCCGGTGGGGATGCCCGGAGTCTCCTCAATGCCCTGGAACTGGCGATTGAAACCTCCGTACCCTGGCCCCCTATGGAGGGTACCGAAATCCATGTTGGGTTTGAGGCCGCCGAGGAAAGCATACAGCGCCGGGCGGTCCTCTACGACCGGGATGGGGACTACCATTTCGACACCATCAGCGCCTTTATAAAAAGTGTCCGCGGCAGCGACCCCGACGCCGCCTTGTACTGGCTGGCCAAGATGGTCCGCGCCGGCGAGGATCCTTCGTTTATTTTCCGCCGCATGATCATCCTTGCCAGTGAAGATGTAGGCCTTGCGGACCCCGCTGCCATAAACGTGGTTATCTCCTGCGCCCAGGCCTTTGACCGCATCGGTTTCCCGGAGGGTAATTTTCCCCTGGCCCACGCCTGCCTGTATCTGGCTACGGCTCCTAAGTCTAACACCACCCTGGCCTTCTTCGATGCTCTGGCAGAGGTAGATAGGGAGGACGCCGAGGTTCCCAGCCATCTCCGGGACGCAAGCCGGGACAAGGAGGGCTTTGGTCACGGGGAGGGCTATATTTATCCCCACGCATACCGGGACCATTGGGCTGCCCAGCAATATCTTCCCACGGCGCTCCGGGGCAAAACCTTCTACAATCCCTCACGGATTGGGTATGAGGAAAAGATCCGGGAGGAGGTGTTACAAAAGCGAGAACTCCAGGCGGCGGTTATCATGGGCGATGCCCACGGCGATACCGCCGATGGAGAATTCCTCTCCTGGTCCGCTTCTTCAAAAGGCCGGGAAGGCTGGTTCAAGCGGCTGGAATCCGGCCGAAGCGCCCTCCTCCTATCGGACCGGGATACCATTCTGGAGCAGTGTTCCATAGCCCGGCACCACCGGGTTCTCATCCCCGCCGCCAATGACGGACTCCTCCTTTGGGAATGCCTCCGCCGCGTCCCCGAGGGACTGTCCGCTGCCCTGGTGGACAGCGATACTGCCCGGGAAGCCCTGCTTCGCTATGCCTCGGGGATCGATGAGCCTGAACAGCCCATAATTGCCGTACAAAAGAGCGGGAGCCCGCTCCTGCCTACTCCGGAAGACGCGGACGCCTGGTTTGACTGCCATAGCTTTGACCATATCCTTGCCCGGGAGCCCTGGCGGCGGGGATTTGGCGCCATTACTCCCCAGGCGGCATTTACCGCCTTTGCAGAAGCCGCCCGCAGCCTGCTGGCGGATGGCGGGGATCTGGTACTGCTCCAGTCCCCACCGAAGCTTGGGGAGCGTATATCCCGGATCATTGCCGGAGAAGCCTCTATAGCTGAAACCGGCCGTATTCAGGAAGCCCCGATCCACGCCCTCGTTAAGGCCGAAGAAGCTTTCTTCGCCGAGACCGAAGGGGCCGGCCGCTGGATCTGGGATGGGGAAACCATGGAACACAGTTTTACTGCGGCTGGTTTCAAAACTACCCTGACCGTATTGGACCAGGCTGAAGAGCGGCTTCTTACCGAAAAGGACATATCCCTCTGGTTTGACCCGGAACGTTCAAGCTGGGGGAGCTTTATCCATAAAGCGCTTGGGGCAAAGGACTTTCAAGCCCTAGCAGCCATGCTCCGGGACCGGGCTAAACAGGGACCAATACGGTGGAAGTGGCGGAGTCTGCTGCTTAAGGGAAGAATTAACCGGACTTAG
- a CDS encoding response regulator: MDSSAIKNSPESRTVESLALSVGQTLTPEILEYIRNLTGDNTRLSRQARRLQETLDRNKRLALASTNLESLRTLEQVKQEKYMHLLLENSPDMIIILNAESRFVYCTNAFLREAGIENFGHINGRPYRDVFDRFANPEWGTMLFEIFRTAMEERKSLTLQERVDIKADGLPRRYVIHFTPMVSGEDTVEGAMLMLHDVEELAQAKEAAERASSAKSDFLANMSHEIRTPMNAIIGMTNIAKSSKELEKKDYCLGKIENASTHLLGVINDILDMSKIEANKFDLSYTEFDFEKMLIRVTNVVEFKIEEKSQNFFIHSDEDVPEFIVSDEQRLFQVIANLLSNAIKFTPEKGNITVDIHKIDEKDGICTIQIEVSDTGIGVTEEQKAQLFNSFVQADSSISRKFGGTGLGLAISKRIVEMMDGRIWVESEYGKGATFKFYIQAERGKESKKSAVKKGLLEIDKINVLVVDDSEDLREYFLSMARKIGFHCDVVEDGQAATKLIEEGRRYDMFFVDWRMPGVSGIELTRTIRKTVGNKAIVIMISAVEWARIEEEAKASGVNGFIPKPLFPSLLVDCFNQYLSPDTGGAAEETEQSEDLHLEGKRILLAEDVEINREIVIAILEPYGLTINCAENGVEVVKEFEAHPYNYDIIFMDVHMPEMDGYEATRRIRALDIPRAREIPIIAMTANVFAEDVEKCMAAGMNDHVGKPLDMEQVMTALKKYTGPEYAPKELPSA; this comes from the coding sequence ATGGATAGCTCTGCAATTAAAAACAGTCCTGAATCCCGCACGGTAGAATCTCTGGCCCTTAGTGTGGGTCAAACCCTAACACCGGAGATCCTTGAGTACATTCGGAACCTTACGGGGGACAATACCCGGCTTTCCCGGCAGGCCCGCAGGCTCCAGGAAACACTGGACCGCAATAAACGCCTTGCCCTGGCATCCACTAACTTAGAATCCCTGCGGACCCTGGAGCAGGTGAAGCAGGAAAAGTATATGCACCTGCTCCTGGAAAACAGTCCGGATATGATCATTATTCTGAATGCGGAAAGCCGCTTTGTGTACTGTACCAACGCCTTTTTACGGGAAGCGGGGATAGAAAATTTTGGGCATATCAACGGCCGTCCTTACCGGGATGTGTTTGATAGGTTTGCTAACCCCGAGTGGGGGACCATGCTCTTTGAAATATTCCGTACCGCCATGGAGGAGCGGAAATCTCTGACCCTCCAGGAAAGGGTGGATATCAAGGCGGATGGCTTACCCCGGCGCTATGTTATCCATTTTACTCCCATGGTTTCCGGGGAGGACACCGTGGAGGGGGCCATGCTGATGCTCCACGATGTGGAAGAACTTGCCCAGGCCAAGGAAGCGGCGGAACGGGCCAGTTCCGCCAAGTCGGATTTCCTGGCCAATATGTCCCACGAGATCCGCACCCCCATGAATGCCATCATAGGGATGACCAATATCGCCAAATCTTCCAAGGAGCTGGAAAAAAAGGATTACTGTTTAGGGAAGATCGAAAATGCCTCTACCCATCTCCTGGGGGTTATCAACGATATTCTGGATATGTCCAAGATCGAAGCGAACAAGTTTGATCTTTCCTATACCGAATTTGACTTTGAAAAAATGCTTATCCGGGTAACCAATGTGGTGGAATTCAAGATTGAGGAGAAGTCGCAGAATTTCTTTATCCACAGCGATGAGGATGTTCCGGAATTTATCGTCTCCGACGAGCAGCGGCTCTTCCAGGTTATCGCCAACCTCCTCTCCAACGCCATAAAATTCACCCCCGAAAAGGGGAATATCACCGTAGACATCCACAAAATAGACGAGAAAGACGGGATCTGTACCATTCAGATCGAGGTGAGTGATACCGGGATTGGGGTTACGGAGGAACAGAAGGCCCAGCTTTTCAATTCCTTTGTGCAGGCGGACAGCAGCATCTCCCGAAAGTTCGGGGGTACCGGATTGGGGCTGGCTATTTCAAAACGTATCGTGGAAATGATGGACGGCAGGATCTGGGTGGAATCGGAATACGGCAAGGGCGCCACCTTTAAGTTTTATATCCAGGCTGAACGGGGGAAGGAATCCAAAAAGAGCGCGGTAAAGAAGGGTCTCCTGGAAATCGACAAGATCAATGTATTGGTGGTGGACGATTCCGAGGATCTTCGGGAGTATTTCCTGTCCATGGCCCGAAAGATCGGTTTCCATTGCGATGTCGTTGAGGACGGCCAGGCCGCGACCAAACTTATCGAAGAGGGCCGGCGTTATGATATGTTCTTTGTGGACTGGCGTATGCCCGGTGTCAGCGGTATCGAATTAACCAGGACCATCAGAAAAACTGTGGGAAACAAGGCAATAGTAATTATGATTTCTGCGGTAGAGTGGGCTAGAATCGAAGAGGAGGCAAAGGCATCGGGGGTAAACGGCTTTATCCCCAAGCCTCTTTTCCCATCCCTCCTGGTGGACTGTTTTAACCAGTACCTCAGCCCGGATACCGGCGGCGCCGCGGAAGAAACGGAGCAGTCCGAGGACCTGCACCTGGAAGGAAAGCGTATCCTCCTGGCTGAGGATGTGGAAATTAACCGGGAAATCGTAATAGCAATACTGGAACCCTACGGCCTCACGATAAACTGCGCCGAAAACGGTGTTGAGGTGGTCAAGGAATTCGAAGCCCACCCCTACAACTACGATATTATCTTTATGGATGTCCACATGCCCGAAATGGACGGCTACGAAGCGACCCGCCGAATACGCGCCCTGGACATACCCCGTGCCAGGGAAATACCCATCATTGCCATGACCGCCAATGTCTTTGCGGAGGATGTGGAAAAATGCATGGCCGCCGGGATGAACGACCATGTGGGCAAGCCCCTGGATATGGAACAGGTGATGACCGCCCTGAAAAAATACACCGGCCCGGAATATGCTCCCAAAGAACTTCCCTCCGCATAA